From Pseudomonas hormoni:
ATCTCGTCGTCACGACGAATCTTTTGCATGTCGGATCTCCTTACAGCACTTCTGGGGCGAGCGAGACGATCTTCATGAACTTCTCAGTACGAAGTTCACGGGTCACTGGCCCAAAGATACGGGTGCCGATCGGCTCTTGCTTGTTGTTCAGAAGAACAGCAGCGTTGCCATCAAAGCGGATAATGGAGCCATCAGCACGACGTACGCCGTGACGAGTGCGGACTACAACAGCAGTCATCACTTGGCCTTTTTTCACTTTACCGCGAGGAATTGCTTCCTTTACGGTAACCTTGATGATGTCACCGATACCAGCGTAACGACGATGGGAGCCACCCAGCACCTTGATGCACATAACGCGGCGTGCGCCGCTGTTATCGGCCACATCGAGCATGGATTGAGTCTGAATCATATAATTTCTCCGACCCCTAGTCCTTAGACTTCCACAGCGCGTTCGAGAACATCAACCAGCGCCCAAGACTTAGTCTTGGCCAAAGGACGAGTTTCACGAATAGTGACTTTGTCGCCGATGTGGCACTGATTGGTTTCGTCGTGCGCGTGCAGCTTAGTCGAACGCTTAACGTATTTACCGTAGATCGGGTGCTTAACGCGACGCTCGATCAGAACGGTGATGGTCTTGTCCATTTTGTCGCTGACAACACGGCCAGTCAGCGTACGGACGGTTTTTTCGGCTTCAGCCATGATTACTTACCTGCCTGCTGTTTGAGCACAGTCTTCACGCGAGCGATGTCACGCTTAACTTGCCGGAGCAGGTGAGACTGCCCCAACTGGCCAGTTGCTTTCTGCATACGCAGATTGAACTGGTCGCGCAGCAGGCCGAGCAGTTGCTCGTTAAGCTGCGGCGCGTCTTTTTCACGAAGTTCGTTCGCTTTCATCACATCACCGTCCGTTTAACAAAGGCGGTGGCGAGCGGCAGCTTTGCAGCAGCCAGGGCAAAAGCCTCACGCGCCAGCTCTTCAGAAACACCCTCGATTTCATACAGGACTTTGCCTGGCTGAATCTGGGCAACCCAGTACTCCACACTACCCTTACCTTTACCCATCCGAACTTCGAGAGGCTTTTTGGAAATAGGCTTGTCCGGGAATACACGGATCCAGATCTTGCCGCCACGTTTAACGTGACGGGTCAGTGCACGACGCGCTGACTCGATCTGACGAGCGGTGAGACGACCACGAGCTACAGACTTCAGCGCGAACTCGCCGAAGCTGACTTTGCTACCGCGCTGAGCCAGACCACGGTTGTGGCCTGTCATCTGCTTGCGGAACTTCGTACGCTTTGGTTGCAACATTTGGCGTACCCCTTACTTAGCAGCTTTTTTACGAGGCGCTGGTGCTTGTGGTTTCAGTTCTTCTTGGCGACCACCAATTACTTCGCCTTTGAAGATCCAAACCTTTACACCGATCACACCGTAAGTGGTGTGAGCTTCGTAGTTGGCATAGTCGATGTCGGCACGCAGGGTGTGCAGTGGCACACGACCTTCGCGATACCATTCAGTACGTGCGATTTCAGCACCGCCGAGACGACCGCTCACTTGGATTTTGATGCCTTTGGCACCAATGCGCATGGCGTTCTGTACAGCGCGCTTCATAGCGCGACGGAACATTACGCGACGCTCCAGCTGCTGAGCTACGCTCTGCGCAACCAACATACCGTCGAGTTCCGGCTTGCGGATTTCTTCGATATTGATGTGCACAGGCACACCCATTTGCTTGGTCAGGTCCTGACGCAGTTTCTCAACATCTTCACCTTTCTTCCCGATAACGATACCTGGACGAGCGGTGTGGATGGTGATACGTGCAGTTTGGGCCGGACGATGGATATCGATACGGCTTACGGACGCGCTTTTTAGTTTGTCTTGGAGATACTCACGCACCTTCAGATCAGCGAACAAATAGTCCGCATAAGTCCGACCGTCTGCGTACCAGACGGAGGTGTGCTCCTTGACGATTCCCAGGCGAATGCCAATGGGATGTACTTTCTGACCCATCTCTTCGACTCCGTTACTTGTCAGCAACCTTGACAGTGATATGGCAAGACCGCTTGACGATGCGATCAGCACGGCCTTTGGCACGTGGCATGATTCGCTTCAGCGAACGCCCTTCGTTGACGAAAACGGTGCTGACTTTAAGGTCATCAACGTCTGCGCCTTCGTTATGCTCGGCGTTGGCTACGGCCGACTCCAGCACTTTCTTCATGATCTCGGCGGCTTTCTTACTGCTGAAAGCCAACAAGTTGAGCGCTTCGCCCACCTTCTTCCCGCGGATCTGGTCGGCGACCAAGCGGGCTTTCTGGGCGGAGATTCGAGCGCCCGACAACTTAGCGGCTACTTCCATTTCCTAACCCCTTAACGCTTGGCTTTCTTGTCAGCCACGTGCCCACGATATGTGCGGGTACCGGCGAACTCGCCCAGTTTGTGGCCGACCATGTCTTCGTTCACGAGAACTGGCACATGTTGACGACCGTTGTGTACTGCGATGGTCAGACCGACCATTTGTGGCAGGATCATCGAACGGCGCGACCAGGTTTTAACTGGTTTGCGATCGTTCTTTTCCGCCGCCACTTCGATCTTCTTCAGTAGGTGAAGATCGATAAAAGGACCTTTTTTCAGAGAACGTGGCACTGTCGTATCCCTCTATTTACTTGCGACGACGGACGATCATTTTGTCGGTACGCTTATTACCACGAGTCTTCGCGCCCTTAGTCGGGAAGCCCCATGGCGATACCGGATGACGACCACCAGAGGTACGACCTTCACCACCACCATGTGGGTGGTCAACCGGGTTCATGGCAACACCACGAACGGTTGGGCGAACGCCACGCCAGCGTTTGGCACCAGCTTTACCCAGCGAACGCAGGCTGTGCTCGGAGTTCGAGACTTCACCCAGGGTCGCGCGGCATTCAGCCAGCACTTTACGCATCTCACCAGAACGCAGACGCAGGGTCACGTAGACACCTTCACGAGCGATCAGCTGAGCCGAAGCACCAGCGGAACGAGCGATTTGTGCGCCTTTACCTGGCTTCAATTCGATGCCGTGTACGGTGCTACCAACTGGAATGTTACGCAGTTGCAGAGCGTTGCCCGGCTTGATCGGTGCCAGAGCACCTGCGATCAGCTGGTCGCCAGCACTCACGCCTTTAGGGGCGATGATGTAGCGACGCTCGCCATCTGCGTACAGCAGCAGAGCGATGTGAGCAGTACGGTTTGGATCGTATTCGATACGCTCGACAGTGGCAGCGATGCCATCTTTGTCGTTGCGACGGAAATCGACCAGACGATAATGCTGCTTATGGCCACCACCGATGTGACGAGTGGTAATACGACCATTGTTGTTACGACCACCAGTCTTCGATTTTTTCTCGAGCAGCGGTGCGTGAGGAGCGCCTTTATGCAGCTCCTGGTTGACCACCTTGACCACAAAACGGCGGCCAGGGGAAGTCGGTTTGCATTTAACGATTGCCATGATGCACCCCTTCCTTACTCAGCACTGCTGCTGAAATCGAGATCTTGGCCTGGCTGAAGGGAGATAACTGCCTTCTTCCAGTCATTACGCTTGCCCAGACCGCGAGCAGTGCGCTTGCTCTTACCCAGAACATTCAGGGTAGTAACACGCTCTACTTTCACGCTGAACAGGCTTTCGACGGCCTTCTTGATTTCCAGCTTGGTTGCGTCAGTTGCAACCTTGAAAACGAACTGGCCTTTCTTGTCAGCCAGAACCGTAGCCTTCTCGGAAACGTGCGGGCCAAGCAGAACTTTAAATACGCGTTCCTGGTTCATCCCAGCAGCTCCTCGAATTTCTTCACGGCCGACACGGTGATCAACACCTTGTCGTATGCGATCAGACTAACTGGATCGGAACCTTGCACGTCACGTACATCAACGTGTGGCAGGTTGCGAGCAGCCAGGTACAGGTTCTGATCAACTACTTCAGACACGATCAAGACATCAGTCAGGCCCATGCCGGTCAGTTTGTTCAGCAGATCTTTGGTCTTCGGTGCATCAACAGCGAAGTCCTGAACCACAACCAGACGATCAGTACGCACCAGCTCAGCAAGGATGGAACGCATTGCTGCGCGATACATCTTCTTGTTCAGCTTCTGGGTGTGATCCTGAGGACGAGCTGCGAAAGTGGTACCGCCGCCACGCCAGATTGGGCTACGGATAGTACCGGCACGAGCACGGCCAGTACCTTTCTGACGCCATGGGCGCTTACCGCCACCACGAACGTCGGAACGGGTCTTTTGCTGCTTGCTACCTTGACGGCCGCCGGCCATGTAGGCCACGACTGCTTGGTGAACCAGCGTCTCGTTGAATTCGCCGCCAAATGTCAGTTCGGAAACTTCGATCGCTTGAGCGTCATTTACATTTAATTGCATGTCAGCTTCCCCTTAACCGCGAGCCTTGGCTGCTGGACGTACAACCAAGTTGCCGCCAGTAGCGCCAGGAACAGCGCCCTTGACCAACAACAGATTGCGTTCAGCGTCCACGCGCACTACTTCAAGGGACTGCACGGTCACGCGCTCAGCGCCCATATGACCGGACATTTTTTTGCCCTTGAATACACGACCAGGAGTCTGGCACTGGCCGATAGAGCCTGGAACGCGGTGGGACACGGAGTTACCGTGGGTATTATCTTGCCCGCGGAAGTTCCAACGCTTGATCGTACCCTGGAAGCCTTTACCTTTGGACTGACCGGTTACATCAACCAGTTGACCAGCGGCGAAGATTTCAGCGTTGATCAGATCGCCGGCCTGGTACTCGCCTTCTTCAAGGCGGAATTCCATTACGGTACGACCAGCGGCAACGTTCGCCTTAGCGAAGTGGCCAGCTTGAGCAGCTGTTACACGCGAAGCACGACGCTCGCCTACAGTGACTTGCACTGCACGATAGCCATCGGTCTCTTCAGTTTTGAACTGGGTGACGCGATTCGGCTCGATCTCAATGACCGTGACCGGAATGGAGACACCTTCTTCGGTGAAAATACGGGTCATACCGCATTTACGACCGACTACACCAATAGTCATGTTGTAAACCTCATGAGTGTACGGGGCTTTCACCCGCTATGGCCGCCCATTTCAGAGCGTTACACGACTAAGACCGAGTCTTAGCCGAGGCTGATCTGCACTTCCACACCGGCCGCAAGATCAAGCTTCATAAGAGCATCAACGGTTTTATCCGTTGGCTGGACGATGTCCAGAACGCGCTTATGAGTACGGATCTCGTACTGGTCACGCGCGTCTTTGTTGACGTGCGGGGAGACCAGAACGGTGAACCGCTCTTTACGGGTAGGCAGTGGAATTGGACCACGCACTTGAGCACCAGTACGTTTCGCGGTTTCCACGATTTCCTGGGTGGATTGGTCGATCAGGCGATGGTCAAAAGCCTTCAACCTGATACGGATTTGCTGATTTTGCATTGGATTTCAGACTCCGGCTGCTATTCCCACCGGGCGCAATACGCCCGTTAAAAGGAGGCGCAATTCTATAGACGCCCCAGATAGGTGTCAACCCAATAAAAAAGCCCCCGCTAAGCGGGGGCTTTTTCAACTCATCAAAGCTCACTCAAAAAGAGCTTACTCGATGATTTTGGCTACGACGCCAGCGCCGACGGTACGACCGCCTTCACGGATAGCGAAACGCAGACCGTCTTCCATTGCGATGGTCTTGATCAGGGTGACAACCATTTTGATGTTGTCGCCTGGCATTACCATTTCAACGCCTTCCGGCAGCTCGCAGTTACCAGTCACGTCAGTAGTACGGAAGTAGAACTGTGGACGGTAGCCTTTGAAGAACGGAGTGTGACGGCCGCCTTCTTCTTTGCTCAGTACGTAGACTTCAGCTTCGAACTTGGTGTGCGGCTTAACCGAACCTGGCTTAACCAGAACCTGGCCACGCTCAACGTCGTCACGCTTGGTACCACGCAGCAGAACGCCGCAGTTCTCGCCAGCACGACCTTCGTCGAGCAGCTTACGGAACATTTCAACACCGGTGCAGGTGGTGACGGTGGTGTCACGCAGACCAACGATTTCCAGTGGATCCTGAACCTTGACGATACCGCGCTCGATACGGCCAGTTACAACAGTACCGCGACCGGAGATCGAGAATACGTCTTCGATTGGCATCAGGAACGGCTTGTCGATAACACGAACTGGATCTGGGATGTAGCTGTCCAGAGTCTCAACCAGTTTACGAACGGCAGTGGTGCCCATTTCGTTGTCGTCTTGGCCGTTCAGAGCCATCAGAGCCGAACCGATGATGATCGGAGTGTCGTCACCTGGGAAGTCGTAAGTGCTCA
This genomic window contains:
- the rplC gene encoding 50S ribosomal protein L3 translates to MTIGVVGRKCGMTRIFTEEGVSIPVTVIEIEPNRVTQFKTEETDGYRAVQVTVGERRASRVTAAQAGHFAKANVAAGRTVMEFRLEEGEYQAGDLINAEIFAAGQLVDVTGQSKGKGFQGTIKRWNFRGQDNTHGNSVSHRVPGSIGQCQTPGRVFKGKKMSGHMGAERVTVQSLEVVRVDAERNLLLVKGAVPGATGGNLVVRPAAKARG
- the rplB gene encoding 50S ribosomal protein L2: MAIVKCKPTSPGRRFVVKVVNQELHKGAPHAPLLEKKSKTGGRNNNGRITTRHIGGGHKQHYRLVDFRRNDKDGIAATVERIEYDPNRTAHIALLLYADGERRYIIAPKGVSAGDQLIAGALAPIKPGNALQLRNIPVGSTVHGIELKPGKGAQIARSAGASAQLIAREGVYVTLRLRSGEMRKVLAECRATLGEVSNSEHSLRSLGKAGAKRWRGVRPTVRGVAMNPVDHPHGGGEGRTSGGRHPVSPWGFPTKGAKTRGNKRTDKMIVRRRK
- the rplV gene encoding 50S ribosomal protein L22 — translated: MEVAAKLSGARISAQKARLVADQIRGKKVGEALNLLAFSSKKAAEIMKKVLESAVANAEHNEGADVDDLKVSTVFVNEGRSLKRIMPRAKGRADRIVKRSCHITVKVADK
- the tuf gene encoding elongation factor Tu; the protein is MAKEKFDRTLPHVNVGTIGHVDHGKTTLTAALTRVCSEVFGSAVVAFDKIDSAPEEKARGITINTAHVEYNSLIRHYAHVDCPGHADYVKNMITGAAQMDGAILVCSAADGPMPQTREHILLSRQVGVPYIVVFLNKADMVDDAELLELVEMEVRDLLSTYDFPGDDTPIIIGSALMALNGQDDNEMGTTAVRKLVETLDSYIPDPVRVIDKPFLMPIEDVFSISGRGTVVTGRIERGIVKVQDPLEIVGLRDTTVTTCTGVEMFRKLLDEGRAGENCGVLLRGTKRDDVERGQVLVKPGSVKPHTKFEAEVYVLSKEEGGRHTPFFKGYRPQFYFRTTDVTGNCELPEGVEMVMPGDNIKMVVTLIKTIAMEDGLRFAIREGGRTVGAGVVAKIIE
- the rpsS gene encoding 30S ribosomal protein S19 gives rise to the protein MPRSLKKGPFIDLHLLKKIEVAAEKNDRKPVKTWSRRSMILPQMVGLTIAVHNGRQHVPVLVNEDMVGHKLGEFAGTRTYRGHVADKKAKR
- the rplP gene encoding 50S ribosomal protein L16, whose amino-acid sequence is MLQPKRTKFRKQMTGHNRGLAQRGSKVSFGEFALKSVARGRLTARQIESARRALTRHVKRGGKIWIRVFPDKPISKKPLEVRMGKGKGSVEYWVAQIQPGKVLYEIEGVSEELAREAFALAAAKLPLATAFVKRTVM
- the rplD gene encoding 50S ribosomal protein L4; the protein is MQLNVNDAQAIEVSELTFGGEFNETLVHQAVVAYMAGGRQGSKQQKTRSDVRGGGKRPWRQKGTGRARAGTIRSPIWRGGGTTFAARPQDHTQKLNKKMYRAAMRSILAELVRTDRLVVVQDFAVDAPKTKDLLNKLTGMGLTDVLIVSEVVDQNLYLAARNLPHVDVRDVQGSDPVSLIAYDKVLITVSAVKKFEELLG
- the rplN gene encoding 50S ribosomal protein L14, which encodes MIQTQSMLDVADNSGARRVMCIKVLGGSHRRYAGIGDIIKVTVKEAIPRGKVKKGQVMTAVVVRTRHGVRRADGSIIRFDGNAAVLLNNKQEPIGTRIFGPVTRELRTEKFMKIVSLAPEVL
- the rpsC gene encoding 30S ribosomal protein S3, producing the protein MGQKVHPIGIRLGIVKEHTSVWYADGRTYADYLFADLKVREYLQDKLKSASVSRIDIHRPAQTARITIHTARPGIVIGKKGEDVEKLRQDLTKQMGVPVHINIEEIRKPELDGMLVAQSVAQQLERRVMFRRAMKRAVQNAMRIGAKGIKIQVSGRLGGAEIARTEWYREGRVPLHTLRADIDYANYEAHTTYGVIGVKVWIFKGEVIGGRQEELKPQAPAPRKKAAK
- the rpmC gene encoding 50S ribosomal protein L29, translating into MKANELREKDAPQLNEQLLGLLRDQFNLRMQKATGQLGQSHLLRQVKRDIARVKTVLKQQAGK
- the rpsJ gene encoding 30S ribosomal protein S10, translated to MQNQQIRIRLKAFDHRLIDQSTQEIVETAKRTGAQVRGPIPLPTRKERFTVLVSPHVNKDARDQYEIRTHKRVLDIVQPTDKTVDALMKLDLAAGVEVQISLG
- the rplW gene encoding 50S ribosomal protein L23, producing MNQERVFKVLLGPHVSEKATVLADKKGQFVFKVATDATKLEIKKAVESLFSVKVERVTTLNVLGKSKRTARGLGKRNDWKKAVISLQPGQDLDFSSSAE
- the rpsQ gene encoding 30S ribosomal protein S17 encodes the protein MAEAEKTVRTLTGRVVSDKMDKTITVLIERRVKHPIYGKYVKRSTKLHAHDETNQCHIGDKVTIRETRPLAKTKSWALVDVLERAVEV